The genomic interval ATCTGACCATAACAAGACCACCAACAGCTTTGGTTTGCATACGTGTGTATTTTCCAGTTAAGCCTTGAACTTTAACCTGAACTAAAAGGTTGGAAGAAGGAGGAAAATGCACAAAACTCTTGTGCGAAAGCTCCTTCTGCGAAGTTTTTGTTCTACAGAGCCACCAACTATTCACTCTGAACATCCTGATTTCCCCGCTTGCTGTTCGTGTACATTCATATTAGCCAGCTTGAGTAATGTATAGTCTGGATACGTTCCATAGCTTTATCCACTGACCTTCTCACAATCTGGCCCCTGCTGGTGTTAACGTTATTTTCTGGGCCGGTCCGTATTGGGACAAATGCTGCCACATTCACGTGTGCACCGGGAACTTGATTATACAGATCTAGAAAGGCCGGATGCCTTGCAGCAGTGGAAATGTTTTGAGGTAAATGTCACTTGGCAGTAAGGAAAAGGCTCTATGTATGTTTTTACATTCACATTGCCAGTACATTTCCTTTGCTTTACTTTCaaatcagataaaaaaataataataataatgcagctTGAAATCCCGCAGGCCGTCATCGTGATGTGTCACATTATGTAACCGTGGCTGTATGCTTTGtagcgtgtgtgttttacatcttTCTTGGAGCACATTTACAACagtgaatttgttttttaacaaaatcATTCCAACAATCTGTCAGGTATGTCTAATGTTGTTTGATTTTCTCTAACTACTGTTTCCGTGGTCACTAAAAACTTGGATCAAGactatttttttccctccaataagctgtatttattttctacCCCAGAGGGCTCAAGCGGTTGACGCTGCTGGTGCTTTGATTAGCCTCCGTTAGCCTGTCTGGGTTTTTATCAAACTCTCCAAGCTCGTTAGACGATACGGACTGAGGCTGCATCCTCATCGCCCCGGCATTCAAGCATCCGACCAGAGGTTTATCATTGTGCTAATGACTGAGGGACTGATGAGAtctttacattttgggggtatTATTAACGTTATTCACCATTCAGAAAACATGAAGGAATCCCACAACGTTTTTAAGTCCTATAGTAAAACATTTCCTTCCCCCTCTGAGGTCTGGCTGGTGCATTCCTAATCCTTCCGTACAGCCTCCTGCTGTGATTTTGCTGCTAGCTGACACCTCTGACTTGCTGCTGGCCTCGTCGTGACCCATCCATCTcttgctgtgtgcgtgtgcgtgtgtgtgcgcgcgcttcgGCACCATTCATACATGTCTGTTGTTCTGTGACCAACGACCGTAGCACCTTGTTGTATTTTGTTCAGTCAGTATCAAGGAATAAACTCCATCATTCGGGGCCGTTACATTTTGTATGGTTTCTCTAAAGCTGTGGCATCTTTTCACGAATAATAACTCTTGATCGGTGGAGCGGCGTGTTCTGTCCTCCGGTGGCGCTCGGGCTGTGAACGACTTGGCAGAGAGCATCGCGCCCACTGAGCTTTGCCTTGCATGTTAGAGAGCGGTTGCCTGGTTACATGTGTGGTTGGCAGAACTGTTTTAATGTGCGTCCTCACTCCCACTCCGATCAGATGATGGTTACCAGCGGAGTGAGAGAGCAAAACTTTGATGTGTGCGTCTCGTGAATCATGTGGACCAAGCAAATATTCAGCGGGCTTCTCTGACTGTCGCCCACATCTTTCTCTTCAGAACACGGCTTCGGGCGTGGAGAGATGGCGTTTGAAGTGTAACTAACCTTTTTAACATAACTCGTCATTCCGGTCCGGTGCATGactcattcatttttaaatgatctgtCATACAGATCGGCAGCCGTCACAGCGGCTCCACGTTCCACATGTCACTGCAACATTCTCCGTATTTTCATTGCATTCATTTCCTCCCAACAAGGCACCTCATTAGAGGCCCGTCATTGACTGCGGCATCACTGCAAACGTTTAGTTTCTCAATAACCAGAAAAAACAAGTTTCTGGCGCGCTCGCCAGCGGTGAATGCTTTGCACGTAAAGTGGCAACTGCGTTAGTGCGCCACTACACCGCGCCATTCGTAGGCGGAAAggtgtctgaaacgaatgcTTGTAATGTCCTGGAGACGCGTATTCTACGGGAAACAGAAAACTATTCTCAGGAATTAGTTGAACCCGCACACCTTCAAGGTGTGTGTACAAATGCAAAAGGGTGAAATAATGGTGAGATAACGGATAAATATAAGCCGCAAGGTAATCAATTGACTTTTGAGTTGTGAAATTAAGGGAAATTGACTTTAAACTTGTTTAATCTAGTCTAACAATACCACTTTAGCGCTGGAAGGCCGTCAGAGGCTTAAAATGAAAATTAATATGTGCTGTCGATGTGCAGGATAGTTGCTACATACATTATGATGTTGTCTCCCTTCAGCATACAGGTGACACCACTCTTTTGTCCCCACAAAAGTGCGAGTGcctgaacagcagcagctgaggtTTTGCAGCTTGAGAAGTCTGGACAGAAAACATCTGTCTGCTGTCACTCTGGTTATCAGCAGGAAAGAAGTGAGGGACCGTGCGTCTTTGTTTTAGTGATCCACAGAGCATGAGGATGATTGGTTTGGGGACGAGTGTGTAGTTATGTTGTGCCCAgcagggtgtgtgcgtgtgtgtgtgtgtgtgtgcttgtattGTCATTAAAAATGAGCACTCGGGTAACGGAACAACGACTGTATGGTTTATGCTACAGATTACACTGTCAAGTCCCACTGagcgactcgttccttctcGTTATCGTGTGTTCATTTCCCTCGTCACCTGTGCATGCTCAAATCTGTCTTCATTTGCACACGCAAGGAAGTTCGCCGCCTAAAAACAGTTTCTGTATCATGCAAATTTGGTCCCTTTGCATTTGAGTACTTTTGATGCGTGTGTGCAGAAGTAGTGCACATGTGTTCTGTACAACATGGGTCTGTCTTTGGCGGAAACCTGAGCACTTGAGAGATAAAGCGAGACGGACAGGATCTAAAAATAACCCGTCTGAGTGAGCCGGgcttaagaagaagaagcagcagcagtggctgtCTCTGCTGTCAGGCCTGCCTTTTGGTCTCAGAAAGAAATATCGTTCTGTTATAACAGAAACTAATCCATCCGATGGCAGATGGCTAATTTAAAGTGATGAGTAGAACAAGGGGTATTTtatatcagattttttttaaagtatataGTTTGTTGGCTCTGGTTTTACACCGTGGTGTGACACGATGTGCGACGCGGACCTGCACGTTAAGTGTGCATTTcagtgtttaaaatgttttgaccTCTTCCGCCTTGACTTCAAGGTCACTTGCTGTCGCCATATCCCTCTCATTTTGTCATCAATTTCTTAAAGAATAACCCTGCACGGACCATCTACCCCGTCTTTTCATGCCACATACACAAACGGCCTCAGAGGACCACCGCACTTCTAATGGTGTCTGCGCTCGCTGAAGCTGGCTCTGGTCCCGGGCCTGTGGCTGGCTTTAAAGACCAACGGACACTTTCATCCGTCCGTCCAGCCCTTTGTTTGTCGACCCCAGGCTTCAAACAAAACCTTCCGTCCATTGGCTCAGCACCTCCACATGTGAAGTGCACTACAAAGTGTGAACGGTGGTGGACCGGCCCGGCGGTGACTTGAATTGGCTGTCACTGACTCCCTAAGtgatttatttccatttgaaaaagGCGGCTGTTAGTGTTGCTTGTTATTTACGGCCACTTAAATGCAGCCCGTCGTTGCTCTAACTCAAAATGCTGAGAATCGTACCCAACTAAATTCTGAAAGGGCTCTAATTGAGATTAATgcttcatgaaattctattgaaAGAGTCCTTGATGAATTAAGATCAGTTCCTGTGGCATTGAGCCTAGATGAGCATTTTCTGTACAAAGGAGAAGTGGTGACCGTGATGAACACTTAAACCTGAACCTTCCTGTTCGACAACGACTGTTTAGTCAAATCTAAAGCGTGATTTGAATTCTAAAGATTAGAATTTCCCTTaatgtttccttctctcctttctgctGGGGTTACCAGTGTATTCTCCCGCGATACAAtagctgcaaataaataaacgcTGGTGATTTCTGAACGGTTACTGACAGTTTAGACGACACGTGAAAGAGTTGCAGTTCTGTTTCGGAGAATGGATGGAGATGTTGATCTGCAGCTAAATGGATTACTGCTTGTTCATTATGTCGTATGAATATTTATAAGATACACACTGGCGCAGGTAGCAGACTCCcataagcaaacacacacacaccttcacgtGGACACGTACACACCAACTTTTTATCCTAACGCACAAAATCAAAAAGAGAATAATAACATCAAAAGTATCATTTTCTAGCCTGAACTAACGGGAACCAGATcactaaatgttgtttttgttctttttgtattcGCCCTGGCTTTTGGGTGCGGAGGTGAGAAGTAGAGCAGCTCTGTCGGTGCACGGTGTGCGAGTTTGGGTGACGCGCTTCTGTGCAAAAGCAGGCGGAAAGTATcacctccttttttctttttttttttgcctgtatGATGATCGCCGAAACCGACACGCTGAGAAACACAGCGAGTACAAACCCAGGCGGCACAAAGGAAATTCATTCCatgtatttttgtatattttgttttttaatttcaatttcatagatccccccccaaaaaaaaatcctctccaTTTTCTTAAGAGGTGGTTCCGTTTTAGATTTTAGGTGCTTTCCAACACAAGTGgtcaaaatatttgtatttgtagtcatttgacgTCATCTGCTGTGACTGACGTAATGCAATTGCCTCAGTGCCTATGAATCATTGCCAGATGTGCGCGTCTGTGTGAGCACTCGCCCTCCACTGTACATCTGGAATTATGACCCATGAGTGATGGACGTTCTTGTGGGGCTCGCTTGAGCACTTGTCTTGGTGTGGAGTTTCACTTGATTCAGTCTCTCCAACTGTAGGTGCAGCTCAGCCTGTGAGGAGGAAATGCGTTGGATTAAATGGCGTGTGCTCCTCCGCCAAAGTCATCAGCGCTAACTTAATCCTGCGAGCTGAATTTGAGCTAAAAATACCCCCCGTAGCTACAGTAACACGCGTGGCCGGATACGGTTGTCTTGTAGATGGTGACGAAGAAAAGccaggaggcagagaggagagatTAGAAGGAAAAGGCGTCGCTTAAGAAGAGGAATTTAACGACGGAGGTTTCTATGTTCTAAAGAGTGCTGGAAAGATCATCAATAAAtgcatgaaaagaaatgaaCCATCACTATCTGATCTTAATGGGTTAAGAAGCTCTAAGGTTTCATTTTATATTACATATACTTGGGATActgattattttttatgaatacCGATGGAAGAAGAAAGGCTTTAGACTTCGACCCTGGCAGCGTTAGGCACAGGTCTAACTAACGAGGCCGCTCAGGCTAACAATGGATGGAGAAGACAGGATCTATCTCCATCATTGCTGCCCTCtatccctccttccctccctccttcactaCCCTTCTACTAACCCCACACAATGCTCGACAATCTGAACAAAGCTTCCCAGAGGCCCCTAATCTAATAGAGCAGTCTctgcaagacacacacacacacacacacaccagcctgCAAAGCGGGTAGGACAGTCTGGAGGGaaggatgagggagggagggagggaggaagaagacggGCAGACAGATAAAGGACATGAATTGGACACTGATTGAGGAATAACACAGAAAGAGAGCTCTCCAAGGGCTGTTGGTGTGGTGTCCATGATGAGGGAGCTCTGCTGggacccctgtgtgtgtgtgtgtgtgtgtgtgtgtgtgtgtgtgtgtgtgtgtgtgtgtgtgtgtgtgtgtgtgtgtgtgtgtgtgtgtgtgtgtgtgtgtgtgtgtgtgtgtgtgtgtgtgtgtgtcaatctgCTATGAGCCCCCGGACTGTTTTGTTCCTGTGTGAGGTTTCCCACTGTGATCCTGCAGAACACTCAACACTCCCGGAGCAGTGTATTGATTTTGGGGGGTACACGGGGGAGCAGCAGTAACTAGTGCAGAGCTGCGTCAGACAGGCAGCTCAGTGGGACCCGGGAGGTAAATGCAACCGTCATAAGGAGGCGATGTTCAGGACGCACCGGCCATTGCCCTCTGTGCATGCGGCACATGTCACTGTATGTTATTTCTTTTGTACCGCGGCCAGCTGTCCGCATGCTTCCATGctttcactgttgttttttattatcaagCATGAAAATGCTGTTTATTGTCAGATAGTCAGATTGGTGACTGAGGTTCAGTGTTAAGGGAAGGTAGAAGCTGCTTGCGGGTCACCGGCCGACTCACCGGCCTCTACTCGCAGGATAAGTCCTGTTCTCCCTTTATCCGTTTCCTTGTCCGTCATTCCCTGACGCCGAGATCAGCTGTGCCTCCTGCCACACCTGACGCAGCCATGTCGACGCCCCCCACCGCCCTCCGCTCCGCTCGGAACACGCTAGACACGTCACACGCAGTGGCACTTGTTAGTGTCAGCGAGTCGTCTTATATAATGCTGCCATCTATCAGAGGGAGACCAGTGAACTAAAGAGACAGCCTTTCTGAGACTCCAGGGTGCAGCagtgtgcgtgcacacacacacacacacacacgtttctctGTCTGCAGGGTCGTGCTTTGCATCATCCTGCTAATATGCTCCTCCCTCTTCCGTCCTGTCCACATAGACATCTTTCTCTGCCCTAAAGTTCTCTGTtttgcgcctcctcctccgtcctcctgccTCTGACCTGGAGATTGTAGGATGTCTCAATACCTAAAATGCATCTCGAGTGAGAGGGGCGAGGAAGCTTGGCAGAGGAGCTATGAAGCAAGGATGCTGAGTCTTTTGGACACATGTGACGTATTAATCAGGCGTGACAGGTGAGGCAGCTGTGCCACACGTCATATTCGATTGAGTCACTTGAAAATGCTGCTCGGGAACACGGATGTCTCATTTTGTTAGACGGCATTAATTCTACTCTCCTCGAGTGCTCACATCTAAGGTGGGAGGGACTAATGCGAGAGGAAAGGAGGCGAGGTAACGAATCAAGGATGTAGAAAGTGAGAAATGAGGAAATGGGACATTTCAAGCCGGACTCATTAAGCTCGTTTATGCTGCCGATGGATGTTTGTCAAAATATTAGCATGTCTTTGGAGAGGACAGAAAGCCATTAAGGCCTTTTTAACCTAACTGATCTTTCAAAATCAGTGACTAAACAGTAACTGAATGAATTCATCTTTAAATCGATGAATGAATTCATCCCTAAACCCCAAGAGGGAACCAAGCAAACGTATCCGTTAATTGTTTTACTAGGCAGCAGTGATACATTTTAATCCTGAAGCTCCTTTAATGCCGCTGCATGTCTCAGGAGATGGACAGCAGGACATAATAAACTGTGCAGCCGTTACTGTGGGATACTTGAGTGAGTGTCCTTCCTACCGTGCGTCCTGCAGGAGGCAAAGGCTTGagtcactgagggggggggggggggggggacctgcagAAAAGGCAAATGCTGTGGAGCATTAAGCTCTACTGTGTGCTTTACtaaacatttcatttgtctgtcttcGATCTGCCATGGATTCATTTCAggtgaaaggttttttttagaaGTGGTTTTGTGTGCGCTTGTAGAGGAAGAGATTGTTTTCCCCTTTGCCCTTTTGGTTGGAAGTTTGCACCTCCAACAATCACCTGTAAACTtctaaaactttcctctttcttttccccAGTGGAGCTGGACGCGGAGCACGCGCAGAGAGTCCCTGGGGCTGAACAGGGAGGGGCCCCGGCCCCCCAGGTCAAGCTGAAAGAGAGGCAGAAGTTCTTTGAGGAGGCCTTCCAGCAAGACATGGAGCAGTACCTGTCCACTGGCTACCTGCAGATCGctgagcggagaggtcagagatTCCTCCCTAACCTTAGATTACAGGCTGTCCATTTGAAagcatttcttttggccagCAGAGGAAGGAAGAACATGTTGATGTTTAAGTTGTggtgtctgttacttgttcgagGGCGAATGCAATGCCAACCTGCACTCGGATGACTTTATTCCACAGTTCTGATTCCTTCAGCTGGATCTTTTACACTTCAACTGCATATCCCGAGATTGAGCCGCAACCGCTTTCTGCAGCAAGACTCCACCATCCGGGTGCCTCACTTAACACACAAGCAGAGCTGTTTCCTGCGCTAAGCCGTGCCATTGTGCAATGTGAATAGGCTTCCACTTGGAATCCTGCAGCAGTTTAGCGCTAAACTGGTGCTAATATACCGGGGGGCTTCTTGAGATTTGCGCCCTGCACTGAAATATGTATTGGACTCGACCAGCACAGAGTTTGCAACGTGATGTTTGTTCATCTTCTACCTATCCCCATTCATTATGCTCATTAGAGAGCATTGTGAAGCAGTAAAGATGGAGGAGGGGTAAAGTGAATAGAGACGAGCAGAGAGAATTACGCTTGTCACTGTCACTATTTTTTTTCAGATCAATGTTTTGTCGTCTTAATGTCGATGACAAAAACTATCGCCAAAGGTTTGTGCTGCAGTAGATCATCAGCTCATAGTCAGAATGATTTGTCCCGACAGTTGTTTATGGTAAGAAGACTAAAATGTTTATAATTAGACTTTCATTATAATTCTGTCTAGAAAAAGGTTTCAaaactcaaaacacacaaaacactgtgACTACAAATCCCTACAGCAGGGAGGCGCCACTGGAGAGCAAAGATACAGCTGCAGGCATTGAAGATGAGCAGATAGAGAATAACAAAAactgaaaggaaaaataaagaaaaggagagaaagagctgCAGATGTCACAAGCCACTGAGCTATCAAAAGCcagtcttacacacacacacacacattaatactACATGCAATCTCACTGCGGGCAAACACAGTCCAACAGCGGAACCTTTTAGGTGAGGTCACAGTAAGGCTAAAAACAGAGCATGTTAGAGGCAGTCGCATGGAAGTGATATTCTCAAAGCAAAGCTTTCTGAACCAAGTCTTTCACATCCAACAGCCATgcagtcggtgtgtgtgtgtgtgtgtgtgtgtgtgtgtgtgtttagatgcTGTAAGACTGAACACATAAACATGGCCCATGATATGTGGTTTTGTGGGCCTGGATGGCTGCTGTGCGGTAATTTCGTGGCTGACAGTGATGTATAAATGCACACGAGACGAAGAAGCATCAGACCCTTGTTCCTCCTGGGATGGGATACAGGAATCACCACTTCTGTATccgcagagaaagagagagaaggagaacatTTTTTCCATCTTATTCAGTCATATGTGTGCaggagtgatgtgtgtgtgtgtgtgtgtgtgtgtgtgtgtgtgtgtgtttaaataaaacacaatccaactgggtttgtgtgtttctgtaaatTAGAATTTGTTAATGTGTGAGTCAATCAAATGAATTGTTGAGTGATCTGAAAAtatgacacgtgtgtgtgtgtgtgtgtgtgtgtgtgtgtgtgtgtgtgtgtgtgtgtgtgtgtgtgtgtgtgtgtgtgtgtgtgtgtgtgtgtgtgtgtgtgtgtgtgtgtgtgtgtgtgtgtgttcaaggaCGGAGAGACTTTTGGGGCAGTCTCATGGGAAATAACATtccccttctttctctctttcttcactctttcttctgctctccctccctgtgccgccctcctctgctctcctcattTCCTTGAGGTACGGTAGCCAACGGCATCTCCTCTCACTGCTGTGCGTCGACCAATCATCTCCGTTCTTCCTCTTGTggtcgctgccccccccccccccccccccccacacacacaccccccccacacaccccctttCATCCCCACAGTGCACTGACTGGCTTTTTGTGGCGCATGCAGCACATTGTGACGGTGAACAGGGGGGTTGTACCCAGGCAAGGTGGTGAATCCAGGCCTGTGGGAGTTTCAAATGATCCAATATGTTGTACTGCTAATTAAACCAGCTTCATATTCAAATAGAACATCAACGAAAGATGTATGTCCTCATTACATGTCGAAAACGATGATGTGGACAGAATATAATTGACCACAAAACAAATACTATAATGCTCGATATGAATATGAAGTTTCGTCTGTGTGGCTTTCATccgttttatgtattttatggtTTCAAACTTTAATCAATGTATTGTCAGTGGGTTGGTTTACTCTATTATGGGGCCAGGTTAAGCTTTCAGGGTATTTGAATTAAATCCAAAGAGGTTTTACCCAGCCCTGAAATACATGCAAGGGTGCCATGATAATAATCAGCATTATCCATTTCTTAAGCTTGATTCCAATCATCTCAAACTTTGCACATTTTAATTGTCTGTCGGGAGAATTTCCACTGCAATCTGTCCATTTAAAAGACGGCTTCATTGTGCTCCCCGTGTCTGTCTTAAAAACTATGCTCACACATACTGGGAAAGATGGTTTgctgcaggtgtttctctgcTGTGAAAACATCTATTGCTATCAATCAAAGCCAAGTCCACAATCCCGGTTCAGTCGAAAATAGGCATCGCGAAAGTGGAGGAAAAGGCCGTATTGAATTTTCCGCTGTCAGCGAAATGCTGTTGCTGGTCACCTTCACATGATGCTCCCCACATATGATGAAACTTGGCAATCCATTGTTTGTGGTACTCGCTGGATTGTGAGGTAAACGAAATGTGTTGTGCACACAAGCTTTCTCATTTCAAACACCATTCTGCCCAAATGTGCCCATCTGCTTCTGCGTTGCACATTTAAGAAAACGCACCTTTTGAAGTGCTGGTCTTCCTGCACTGCTGCCTTCCTCCCCGACCTCGTGCAGGGCTAATACCTTACTATCTCGCTGTGTCCAGAGCCCATAGGAAGCATGTCGTCCATGGAGGTGAACGTGGACATGCTGGAGCAGATGGATCTGATGGACATGTCGGATCACGAAGCCCTGGATGTGTTTCTGCACTCCGGGGGAGAGGACAACAGCGCTGCCTCGCCCGTCGCAGGTAGGTGGCCACAAGCCGACACGCTGCCACAGTATTCGTACGTCGGCTAAGTTTATTTCAACTTCAATGACTCATCCCTAGACGGAAATACACTTGTACAGCTAATTCATCTCCCAGAATAAGATGGAGTAGAAATATGTGACTCAGACGAAGTGTTGAGGCAAAATACACCATCTGTCCACATCTGTTTGGGAACATTCCTGTCCTAGTAACAACCTACAGCATCGAACTGACAGTTCAGTCTTCCAAGAATGATTTGATGAAACCAAATTCCTTCAaggtttttaaatgtctttcgGCGACCAGTGATTTTAAACAAAACCCAATGAAGCCGTTCTAACAATACGGACAGTTACCAAACCCAGTAGAATGTATTAAAAGTCTCTACTGCAGctcttatttttcttctaaGTTCACTAGTTTCACCAAAAGCCCAAATGTAGCTGGGTTTTAGCTGAGAATTCAGGTGTATGTGAAGACCACCACCAGATGTTCAACAATTGCTTAACTTCAAAGGTCAACAGGTGCCCGCCCAGATCTGTTTTATTAATAAAGTATTAAATCATTCTTATTGATGATGGAACATGAATGTGATTAAATGAGTAAAGCGGCACTCCTCTTCTTCCCAGGTCCTGACGTGGAGTCCTTCACCACGGAGATCAGTCTCCAGGTTCCCACGCAGGCTGAGCTACGCCACAAGCTGTCTTCGCTTTCATCCACCTGCACCGACTCCGCCAGCCAAGACACGGAGgccggggaagaggaggaggacgaggaggaggaggaagagcccGAGCTAGCAGGTGGTGTTGGAGGATCAGGCggcggaggaaggaggagaagagcccCCGTGGTGGTGACCCTGGACGAAGAGGAGGTGCACCCTGACACGGCGTTGGTGGACGGGGTGGAGCAGACCAGCAAAGACAGGGAGGCTCGCAGGCCGAAGGTCTGAGGACAACACGGACCGGATTCCAACGCAAAGTACCGAATCTAACTCCGATACATAACAACATTGGCTTCCTTCACCAAATTGTCATACTGAGGAAAAAGATGTGAGAATAAACACACTGAGGTTGCACTAACTGCCACACGGCcttgccttaaaaaaaaaaaaaaaaacactgaagagTTTTCCTGTAAAATAGGTTTGAGTCACCTTTCGCATAATCGCATTGGATGGCTTAACGTTCCCATAAGTagtctgtttctgtgtttgtgcgtgagaCCAGGGGAGACCTGTGAGCCACAAGGAAGAAGTAAGATCGTTCCACTCTGAATTCATCCGTGTGTCGCTCGCTGCGTTCACGCTCACTGAACGGCAGCAGTCAACATTCATCCACGTGGTGGAGACTGTGGTTCTTTTGCagaatataaatacataatGGTGTTTTGATCTACAGAGTTGCCAAATGTCAAAGGTTTACGTTATCTCCCCATTGACTCGTGGTATCGATCCATTTAGATactttgcttttgtttcatctttttttgatGAACAAATGGAAATTCAAAATAGCTCAAAACCTGGACTgataaaacttgtttttgtaGTCTGGGAAAACTGACAAAAGCACTTCCCACcttatcttttatttgttttattagcaACCACAGACTCATTCGGCCGAGAGTCACCAGTTGGTCACTCATTAATCCCCAAAACAGACTATTGTGTGTTCACTACCGCtggattgatttaaaaaaaaaaaaaaaaaaaccttgaagtTTGAACTGGACGGAATACAGCTCGGGTTAATTGATGACTGCCTGCAGGTGTGAACATGAATGCTTgtccagtgccccccccccccctctcccctccccccacggaTCGCGTGGGAGACCTGGAATCCGTTAGTCTCGGTCGTCTGGTGCGGTTTATCTTCTGGATCCTGAAGTCTGTCTCCAGCACTCCTTTTGTCTGAGTGAGGAGAAGAACTTTCTTCCAAAAACCAAGGACTGCATTGCGCCACACAGCTCCCGTACTAGCCCTCTGGTACCTGTTCATACAATGAGTACGCCGCTGTCGCGTCACTGGGATGCAGAATAACGGCTGTGACACAAAGAACCTCAGCAACAAGTAAAGGAGTTTTTAATAATACTGAAAATCTGGGAAATGTAA from Gasterosteus aculeatus chromosome 10, fGasAcu3.hap1.1, whole genome shotgun sequence carries:
- the dtnbp1b gene encoding dystrobrevin binding protein 1b isoform X1, with amino-acid sequence MSTSPGATDGSQRNSLELDAEHAQRVPGAEQGGAPAPQVKLKERQKFFEEAFQQDMEQYLSTGYLQIAERREPIGSMSSMEVNVDMLEQMDLMDMSDHEALDVFLHSGGEDNSAASPVAGPDVESFTTEISLQVPTQAELRHKLSSLSSTCTDSASQDTEAGEEEEDEEEEEEPELAGGVGGSGGGGRRRRAPVVVTLDEEEVHPDTALVDGVEQTSKDREARRPKV
- the dtnbp1b gene encoding dystrobrevin binding protein 1b isoform X2 gives rise to the protein MSTSPGATDGSQRNSLELDAEHAQRVPGAEQGGAPAPQVKLKERQKFFEEAFQQDMEQYLSTGYLQIAERRGSMSSMEVNVDMLEQMDLMDMSDHEALDVFLHSGGEDNSAASPVAGPDVESFTTEISLQVPTQAELRHKLSSLSSTCTDSASQDTEAGEEEEDEEEEEEPELAGGVGGSGGGGRRRRAPVVVTLDEEEVHPDTALVDGVEQTSKDREARRPKV